Proteins found in one Thalassomonas actiniarum genomic segment:
- a CDS encoding SelT/SelW/SelH family protein — protein sequence MTNKVEIKYCSQCRWLMRSSWMAQEILTTFDQEINELSLQPGTGGIFEVIANGQVIWSRKEAGRFPEITELKQLVRDVIAPDKSLGHADRKKT from the coding sequence ATGACGAATAAAGTAGAAATAAAATATTGTTCCCAGTGCCGTTGGTTAATGCGCTCCTCATGGATGGCACAGGAGATACTCACTACCTTTGATCAAGAAATTAATGAGTTATCGCTCCAACCCGGTACCGGCGGTATTTTTGAAGTAATAGCCAATGGTCAAGTGATTTGGTCACGCAAAGAAGCCGGACGTTTCCCTGAAATTACGGAATTGAAACAACTTGTTCGAGACGTAATCGCACCGGATAAAAGTTTGGGCCATGCCGATCGTAAAAAAACATAA
- a CDS encoding helix-turn-helix domain-containing protein, with amino-acid sequence MKIFIKNMVCGRCKFVVENELKALDITPLSVSLGEVDFGNTTLEPEQVEIFRTRLEALGFELINDKKGRLIEQTKKHVIALVQQPMGEKVKLSRFLSEHIFKDYNYLSNLFSSVEGVTIEQFYIQQKIEKVKELLVYDELSLTEIAFRLDYSSVAHLSNQFKKITGLTPSDFKANCGSHARKAIDEL; translated from the coding sequence ATGAAGATCTTTATTAAAAACATGGTGTGCGGGCGCTGTAAGTTTGTGGTTGAAAATGAACTCAAGGCGCTTGATATAACTCCCTTGTCTGTGAGCCTGGGGGAAGTGGATTTTGGTAATACCACGCTGGAGCCGGAGCAAGTTGAAATTTTTAGAACTCGCCTGGAAGCCTTGGGTTTTGAGCTGATCAACGACAAAAAAGGCCGGTTAATCGAGCAGACCAAAAAACATGTGATCGCCCTGGTGCAGCAGCCTATGGGGGAAAAGGTCAAACTATCCCGTTTTTTGTCCGAACATATTTTTAAAGACTACAACTATTTAAGTAACCTGTTTTCGTCGGTGGAAGGGGTCACGATAGAGCAGTTTTATATTCAGCAAAAAATAGAAAAAGTTAAAGAGTTATTGGTTTATGATGAACTCTCCCTTACCGAAATCGCCTTTCGTCTCGACTATTCCAGTGTTGCGCATCTGAGCAACCAATTTAAAAAAATCACCGGGTTAACCCCCAGCGATTTTAAGGCAAATTGCGGTTCACATGCCCGAAAAGCGATTGATGAGTTATAA
- a CDS encoding GNAT family N-acetyltransferase, with protein sequence MKVFEADKSYLPALNEFYITQGYHSDWGDRERAFIATFDNKIVGAVKVETNKGVSILRGMYLDKKYQGNGLGTAFIKHIEPILNETVAYCMPFSHLADFYGKIGFKIVSPESYPPFLTDRYKGYENQGYRIIAMCRESTILPKL encoded by the coding sequence TTGAAGGTTTTTGAAGCAGACAAGTCGTATTTACCGGCTTTAAATGAGTTCTATATAACACAAGGTTACCACAGTGACTGGGGCGACAGAGAAAGAGCTTTTATTGCTACTTTTGACAATAAAATTGTTGGTGCTGTGAAAGTGGAAACTAATAAGGGGGTTTCAATTTTACGTGGCATGTATCTCGACAAAAAATATCAAGGTAATGGCTTAGGCACGGCATTTATCAAGCATATCGAGCCTATTCTCAATGAAACGGTCGCATACTGTATGCCGTTTTCACACTTAGCAGATTTCTACGGTAAAATCGGATTCAAAATTGTTAGCCCCGAAAGTTATCCGCCATTTCTAACCGACAGATATAAAGGTTATGAAAATCAAGGATATCGGATTATCGCAATGTGCCGTGAAAGCACCATTTTACCAAAGCTTTAA
- a CDS encoding tetratricopeptide repeat protein translates to MEERLKSLTGQERIPVLIELSGYYVEEDPEKASVLAEETRQLLSRYPNNSQALLINHHLASAYFHLGKLEQAAALVIENEKLALEKGNLDEKATAAKDIAYSIMNKEGNYLKAIAYFQQALTDYRELKRSYEIGVTLSDIGLMYYYNGDYDQALAYYNQALEQGGYTEKLEATRTYSDIAQVYMHYGRYHDAIPHYNKALAHARKFTQESWVAEQLLNASVAYLMDKNNNKAIAYLDEALVLEKSIGNQHNLFFINKRLGEAYRSKEEYSRALEYHSKALALATEMDSKALVIQSQIDLGIILSWLEQYEDSMEHFQKALTMAVEIDHLDMKAEAHKNVSNLYKQLNNHEKAYEHLAEHHKFRAEQAAQNHQDQVSELSDTFKTEQIVNEFKLLTHQEELAQLKFQHQRNYALAGFVLLVLLVTFFIYRQNKKRQLVIQRSQMMAELVEKKNQLLADVSHELRTPLTVLQLKVEALQHNLVRDVNASYDGLIVKIGEINRLISDIYQVAQSDIGALHLELAEHHCLSALTSWSQELAETVTARGFKWSQSIDIPDDISISFDQDKIKQVISNLIDNSMTYTDLPGQIVFDARVRKDRLDIRIQDSAPGVCKQELPLIFERLYRVEASRSRATGGSGLGLSICKSIIEAHRGTIMSSQSHYKGLAITIHLPLSQAES, encoded by the coding sequence TTGGAAGAGCGTCTTAAAAGCTTAACCGGCCAGGAAAGAATTCCTGTGCTGATTGAATTAAGCGGTTATTACGTTGAAGAAGATCCCGAAAAGGCGAGTGTATTGGCAGAGGAAACACGGCAATTGCTTAGCCGTTATCCAAATAACTCCCAAGCATTACTGATCAACCATCACCTGGCGAGTGCTTATTTTCATTTGGGAAAACTAGAACAGGCAGCGGCGCTGGTGATTGAAAATGAAAAGCTGGCACTGGAAAAAGGCAACCTGGATGAAAAAGCCACGGCAGCCAAAGATATCGCCTATTCGATCATGAATAAAGAGGGCAATTACCTTAAGGCGATTGCTTATTTTCAGCAAGCCTTAACCGATTATCGTGAACTTAAGCGTTCGTATGAGATTGGCGTCACCTTGAGCGATATCGGGCTGATGTATTATTACAATGGCGATTACGATCAGGCGCTTGCTTATTATAACCAGGCGCTGGAACAGGGGGGGTACACCGAAAAGCTTGAAGCCACCCGTACCTACAGCGATATTGCGCAGGTGTACATGCACTATGGCCGTTATCATGACGCTATTCCGCATTATAACAAGGCGTTAGCCCATGCCCGTAAATTTACTCAGGAGTCCTGGGTTGCCGAGCAGTTACTTAACGCCAGTGTTGCCTATTTGATGGACAAAAATAACAATAAAGCCATTGCTTACCTGGACGAGGCTTTGGTGTTGGAAAAAAGCATCGGTAATCAGCATAACTTATTTTTTATCAATAAGCGTTTAGGGGAGGCGTATCGCAGCAAGGAAGAATACTCCCGGGCGCTTGAATATCACAGTAAGGCCCTTGCCCTGGCAACCGAGATGGACAGCAAGGCGCTGGTTATCCAGAGCCAAATTGATTTGGGCATTATTCTCTCCTGGCTGGAGCAGTATGAAGATTCGATGGAGCACTTTCAAAAAGCGTTAACCATGGCGGTTGAGATTGATCATCTTGATATGAAAGCTGAAGCCCACAAAAATGTCTCAAACCTCTATAAGCAATTAAATAATCATGAAAAAGCTTATGAGCACCTGGCGGAACATCATAAATTCAGGGCCGAGCAGGCGGCGCAAAACCATCAGGATCAAGTCAGTGAGTTATCCGATACCTTTAAAACCGAGCAAATTGTCAATGAATTTAAACTGCTGACCCACCAGGAAGAGCTGGCGCAATTAAAGTTTCAACATCAGCGAAATTATGCTCTGGCCGGTTTTGTGCTGCTGGTGCTGTTGGTGACTTTCTTTATTTACCGGCAGAATAAGAAACGTCAGTTGGTTATTCAGCGCTCGCAAATGATGGCGGAGTTGGTGGAAAAGAAAAACCAGCTGCTGGCGGATGTTTCCCATGAGCTGCGTACGCCGCTGACAGTGCTGCAATTAAAGGTTGAAGCGCTGCAGCATAACCTGGTCAGGGATGTGAACGCTTCTTATGACGGCTTGATTGTGAAAATCGGGGAAATTAACCGCCTGATCAGTGATATTTACCAGGTGGCGCAATCAGACATCGGCGCGTTGCACCTTGAGTTGGCCGAACATCATTGCCTGTCGGCGTTAACTTCCTGGTCGCAGGAGTTGGCGGAAACGGTAACAGCCAGGGGTTTTAAATGGTCGCAAAGCATCGACATCCCCGATGACATCAGCATTTCCTTTGATCAAGACAAAATCAAGCAAGTGATCAGTAACCTGATTGATAACAGCATGACCTATACCGATTTACCCGGGCAGATTGTCTTTGATGCCCGGGTGAGAAAAGATCGGTTAGATATTCGCATCCAGGACAGTGCGCCCGGGGTTTGCAAGCAAGAATTACCGCTTATTTTTGAGCGGTTATACCGGGTGGAGGCATCTCGCAGCCGGGCCACGGGAGGATCCGGATTAGGTCTTTCCATTTGTAAAAGTATTATTGAAGCACACAGGGGAACAATTATGTCTTCACAAAGCCACTATAAAGGATTGGCCATCACCATTCACCTTCCACTGAGCCAGGCGGAGTCGTAG
- a CDS encoding serine hydrolase domain-containing protein, translating to MMKINTYLTALCLWVMSVAVVAAPGGELAAWTKDAEKNHFNGVVLVALGGEIKLKRGYGIADKENKRAFSADTVFDILSVTKQFTAAAILKLEEKGLLSVNDPIERFFSQVPNDKRMITLHQLLTHTSGLQSDFKEDYEVVSRNDLINGALHSTLTSTPGSNYEYSNLGYSLLGIIIEKISGVSYEKFLNEHLFAPAGMSDTGYKIPQWPSQNLIVGYDGNSRWGTPLEHEWAEDGPWWNLKANGGLLSTLTDLHKWHVALSGKTMLTDASKLKLFSPHVAENEAATSHYGYGWAVFKTKRNTNLIAHNGGNPYFFSDFRRYTDENILILFATNDRSKKNFKLYGRLIKAAIADLNRTQEEG from the coding sequence ATGATGAAAATTAATACCTACTTAACTGCCTTGTGCCTGTGGGTTATGTCCGTTGCGGTTGTTGCAGCGCCAGGAGGAGAACTAGCAGCTTGGACAAAGGATGCCGAAAAGAACCATTTTAATGGTGTCGTTTTAGTCGCTCTTGGCGGCGAGATTAAGCTAAAGCGCGGTTACGGTATTGCTGACAAAGAGAATAAACGTGCTTTCTCTGCCGATACCGTATTTGACATTTTATCGGTCACTAAACAATTTACCGCAGCAGCCATTTTAAAATTGGAAGAAAAGGGGCTGCTGAGTGTAAATGATCCCATAGAACGGTTTTTCAGCCAGGTACCAAATGACAAGCGCATGATAACCCTTCACCAGCTGTTAACACATACTTCCGGCTTGCAAAGCGATTTTAAAGAAGATTATGAAGTCGTCAGCCGCAACGACTTAATTAATGGCGCGTTGCATTCAACATTAACTTCAACACCGGGCAGCAATTATGAATACTCAAATTTGGGCTACAGCCTGCTGGGGATCATTATTGAAAAAATCTCCGGGGTAAGTTACGAGAAATTCTTGAATGAACATCTATTTGCGCCCGCAGGCATGTCGGATACCGGCTATAAAATTCCTCAATGGCCATCGCAAAATTTAATCGTCGGTTATGACGGCAATAGCCGCTGGGGAACCCCGCTAGAGCATGAATGGGCTGAGGATGGTCCATGGTGGAACCTTAAAGCGAATGGCGGACTGCTGTCCACGCTGACGGATTTGCATAAATGGCATGTAGCGCTCAGCGGCAAGACAATGTTAACAGATGCCTCCAAATTAAAGCTGTTTTCACCCCATGTTGCCGAAAATGAAGCCGCAACTTCACATTATGGCTATGGCTGGGCCGTCTTTAAAACCAAACGTAATACCAATTTGATTGCTCACAATGGTGGAAATCCATACTTCTTCAGCGATTTCCGCCGCTATACAGATGAAAACATCCTGATATTATTTGCGACTAATGACAGGAGCAAAAAGAACTTTAAACTATACGGGCGGTTAATTAAGGCAGCTATTGCTGATCTCAATCGTACACAGGAAGAAGGCTAA
- a CDS encoding response regulator, giving the protein MADILIVEDDLEIAENVALFLQASNFTTRHLETGEHVVETVRKNEPDLILLDLMLPVMDGLECCKQIRTFSEVPIVMLTAKTQEISRLIGLEAGADDYICKPFSAPELVLRIKAILKRTQKHKAPVVEEGLLLNMESFRLSYRGQSTELTHLEFNLFSLLYQHPQRIYSRAQILDLAYPDMRDISDRAIDSHVKNIRLKAKKIGLETNIIESVYGAGYRYVKP; this is encoded by the coding sequence ATGGCCGATATACTTATTGTTGAAGATGATTTGGAAATTGCTGAAAATGTCGCGCTGTTTTTACAGGCCAGTAACTTTACTACCCGACATCTGGAAACCGGTGAGCATGTGGTGGAAACCGTCAGGAAAAATGAACCGGATCTCATTTTATTGGACTTGATGCTGCCGGTGATGGACGGTCTGGAATGCTGCAAACAGATCAGAACTTTCTCCGAGGTGCCGATCGTGATGTTGACGGCCAAAACCCAGGAAATCAGCCGCTTGATCGGGCTTGAGGCCGGGGCGGATGATTATATCTGCAAACCTTTCAGCGCGCCCGAGCTGGTATTGCGGATAAAAGCAATTTTAAAGCGTACCCAAAAACATAAGGCTCCCGTGGTTGAGGAAGGTTTATTGCTGAATATGGAGAGTTTCCGGCTCAGTTACCGGGGGCAAAGCACCGAGTTGACGCACCTGGAATTTAATTTATTTTCCTTGTTATACCAGCATCCTCAGCGTATTTACTCCCGGGCGCAAATTTTGGATTTAGCGTATCCGGACATGCGGGATATTTCTGATCGCGCCATCGACAGCCATGTAAAAAACATCCGCTTGAAAGCGAAAAAAATCGGTCTGGAAACCAATATTATCGAGTCTGTTTATGGTGCAGGTTACCGTTATGTGAAGCCTTAA
- a CDS encoding GFA family protein: MKNQDVLRGSCLCRSVGFSLSGGITAVRYCHCSHCRKFAGTSPAAWGMAETANLTVTASNSEIGKFNSGRGIRCFCLNCGSPLWFESIEYPQMIAIPLGVLDSDKLPAPKLHIWTQSKANWCCINDDLPQHPTYPEE; encoded by the coding sequence ATGAAAAACCAGGATGTGCTCCGGGGCTCTTGTTTATGCCGCTCCGTAGGTTTCAGCCTCAGTGGCGGCATCACTGCAGTGCGCTATTGCCACTGCAGCCATTGCCGCAAATTTGCCGGTACTTCCCCTGCGGCCTGGGGCATGGCGGAAACGGCCAACCTAACAGTCACGGCATCCAACAGCGAAATTGGCAAGTTTAATTCCGGACGGGGTATCCGCTGTTTTTGTTTAAACTGCGGCTCCCCCCTGTGGTTCGAATCGATTGAATACCCGCAGATGATAGCCATTCCCCTGGGGGTGCTCGACAGCGATAAACTGCCCGCTCCCAAGCTGCATATCTGGACCCAATCCAAAGCCAACTGGTGCTGCATCAATGACGACCTGCCCCAACACCCGACCTATCCAGAAGAATAA
- a CDS encoding DUF4440 domain-containing protein, whose product MSLQDEIIALEMDLLKPEIRRSPSALNRLISDDFLEIGGSGRSFGKDEVLSRLPQETPPTFSARDFELRRLSDNLVQLLYKATMLKAGEGQTSYSLRSTLWQLKENNWQMLFHQGTLCPPFENNHK is encoded by the coding sequence GTGAGTTTACAGGATGAGATCATCGCCCTTGAAATGGATTTACTTAAACCTGAAATCCGGCGCTCGCCATCCGCTCTTAACCGCCTGATCAGTGATGACTTCCTGGAAATTGGCGGCTCCGGCAGAAGTTTTGGCAAAGATGAAGTGCTGAGCCGTTTACCGCAAGAAACACCGCCAACCTTCTCGGCCCGGGATTTTGAATTACGCCGGCTCAGCGACAACCTGGTTCAGCTGCTCTATAAAGCCACCATGCTCAAGGCAGGCGAAGGACAAACCAGCTATTCCCTGCGCAGCACTTTGTGGCAGCTGAAAGAGAATAACTGGCAAATGCTGTTTCACCAGGGCACCCTTTGCCCGCCGTTTGAGAATAATCACAAATGA
- a CDS encoding response regulator transcription factor, with protein sequence MQKIMLVEDNREISGPLINLLTMKGFVTSLCECGELAVSEIKQFQPDLLLLDIKLPGVDGFEICQKVRQFSQIPVIFMSAVVSTEMHIKAFKLGADDFLDKPFCMSELLLRINAVLKRSQD encoded by the coding sequence ATGCAAAAAATAATGCTTGTGGAAGATAACCGGGAAATTTCCGGGCCGCTGATAAACCTGTTGACGATGAAGGGGTTTGTGACTTCACTTTGTGAGTGCGGTGAGCTGGCCGTTAGTGAAATAAAGCAATTTCAGCCGGATTTACTGTTGCTGGATATCAAACTCCCCGGAGTTGATGGTTTTGAAATTTGTCAAAAGGTTCGGCAGTTCTCGCAAATACCCGTAATTTTTATGTCGGCAGTGGTCAGTACCGAGATGCATATCAAGGCTTTTAAACTTGGTGCCGATGACTTTTTGGATAAACCTTTTTGTATGTCGGAATTGCTGCTGCGGATTAACGCTGTGTTAAAAAGAAGTCAGGATTAG